TTATTTGGAAGTTTTGAATTCGTCGCATCACACAATCCAAATGACATTCAAACAATATTTCGAACAGAAGGACAGTGGCCGGAACGTACAACGTTCAAAAGTGTAACATATTTCAGGACAAAAATACGCCCAGATATCTTCGGGAAATACGCTGGCCTCGGAAATGCGTAAGTCTGCTCATGGATGAAttgcaaaaatggaaaattgagtTTATTTTATCCTTCAAGGCAAGGAAAGGAATGGGGTGAGTTCCGATCAGCTGTAAACCCTGCAATTGCACAACCAAGAAATACCAAAATTTACATTCCAAAAATAGACTCCGTTTCGATGGACTTTGTAAGAAGGTGAATTTGATTGCTAGCGTAGCCTAAACTAAACTTTTATGCAGTTTTCCTCCTCACTTTTTAGTCACTTCTCCACTAATAATAAATTACCTTTTGTCTTTCGCACCTCTTCCACCCCACAGAATATCTGAAATCCGGGATCCACAAACCAATCAAGTTCCTGAAACCTTTGAAGATGACATCAACAAATGGACACTGGAATCTGTTGTACTAATCGCCATGGATACTCGATTGGgtttgctgtcccatacgtaCAATGAAAGAAGTGCTAAATTAATTCAAGCCTCAAAAGATGCTCTCCATTTAGTATTTGACATAGAATTCAAGCCGCCCCTATGGCAAATCTATGAAACACCAGATTTTAAAAGGTTAATGAATGCATTCAATACTATCACTGATGTGAGCGATGAAATAATTGAGGAAGCCAGAGCACGACTTGGGAAAAAGTCTGGCGACTCAAATGAAAATGACCAAGGTATCTTGGAAAAACTACTTAAAATCGACCCGCTCCTGGCAAAAGTAATGGCTATCGATATGCTTTTCGGTGGAATTGACACGGTATGTATTATTACTGAAGAACAAAATGGTGCAATTTTGTCTATCATGGTCTACTTTAAAATCTTTTTTTACACAGACTTCTTCGGCTTTTATTGGACTTCTCTATCTGCTCGCTAAAAACCCTGACAAACAAGAAATATTGCGTGAGGAAATTATGACAATACTGCCTAACAAGGATTCTCCATTGACCGTTGAAAATATGAAGCACCTTCCATATTTACGAGCATGCCTTAAGGAAAGTCTGAGGATACATCCACCTGCGAATGCGAATATTCGACTCGCTGGCCAGAATATTGTATTAAGCGGATACCAGATTCCAAAGGGCACACCAGTAGCTATGGGCAACGGTCTGTTATGTattgaagaaaaatattttccaaatgcAAGAAAATACGTACCAGAGCGATGGCTAAGAAAGGGTAGCGCTCCTGCTGAAGCAAAATCAGCGAATCCATTCATCTTCCTGCCTTTTGGATTTGGTCCCCGTATGTGTGTTGCAAAACGTTTTGCCGAGATGGAAATTGAAACTGCAATTGCGAGAATTTTAAGGAACTTCCGGGTAGAATGGCATCATCCGGATTTGAAATTCAGAGTGAAAAGTGTCCTAGAACCTGAAGGAAAATTGATGTTCACCTTTAAGGATATTgtcaattaaattttatttttgcaa
The DNA window shown above is from Hermetia illucens chromosome 5, iHerIll2.2.curated.20191125, whole genome shotgun sequence and carries:
- the LOC119658423 gene encoding probable cytochrome P450 12a4, mitochondrial isoform X6 encodes the protein MFLRTVCRAQGAKAFHQNANVRFLATQVEAAKIDAPLTKHQDDYSKALPYSQVPGPSKLTFLKALLPGGKCFNMDLAQLITYHRDKYGDLFKLPALFGSFEFVASHNPNDIQTIFRTEGQWPERTTFKSVTYFRTKIRPDIFGKYAGLGNAQGKEWGEFRSAVNPAIAQPRNTKIYIPKIDSVSMDFVRRISEIRDPQTNQVPETFEDDINKWTLESVVLIAMDTRLGLLSHTYNERSAKLIQASKDALHLVFDIEFKPPLWQIYETPDFKRLMNAFNTITDVSDEIIEEARARLGKKSGDSNENDQGILEKLLKIDPLLAKVMAIDMLFGGIDTTSSAFIGLLYLLAKNPDKQEILREEIMTILPNKDSPLTVENMKHLPYLRACLKESLRIHPPANANIRLAGQNIVLSGYQIPKGTPVAMGNGLLCIEEKYFPNARKYVPERWLRKGSAPAEAKSANPFIFLPFGFGPRMCVAKRFAEMEIETAIARILRNFRVEWHHPDLKFRVKSVLEPEGKLMFTFKDIVN